GATGTACGACGCCGGCGCAAAGGCGTACTTCGACGTGCTCGGCGCGCATGGCCCGGGCTTCAAGGCCCCACCGAACATCAGCCCAGACGAGGCCGCCACCAGCCCGCTCTGGGGCGGACACCGCTCGTTCACCTTCCGGCGGGTCGAGGATCTCCGCCAGATCATGGTGGACAATGGCGACGCCAACAAGCAGATCTGGCTGCTGGAGTTCGGCTGGACGACTGACGAGGTCAACCCGGCCTACGCCTGGCACCGCGTCACCCCCGACCAGCACGCCGAATACCTGGTGGCGGCCTACAAGTGGGCGCATCAGAACTGGTCGCCGTGGATCGGCGTGATGACGCTCTGGACGCTGCCTGACCCGCAGTGGGGACCGGAGCGCGAGGAGCTGTGGTGGGCCGTTGGCAACTCGGACGGCAGCGACCGGCCGGCGCTGACCCGCCTGCGCGCAGCCCGGCAGTCCGGCGAGCTTCCGTAGCGCAGCACCGTTCGACGTAGTCGGGCATCGACAACCCAACGGCCCCGTTTCGTGCAGGCGAGCCGGGGCCGTTCTGCACCCTGACCACGTTGGCAGCATGCCCTCCGGAAGCCCGAGGCGGGCGGGGCATCACACAGGGCGATTGCACGTTGAGCAGGTTGCGCAGCGCCGTCGGGGCTTGAAAGCCCCGCCTACCATCCTGCAGTCGCTTCGCGACGCTCCGGTCTCACCTGTTGCCGCTGCTCCCGGCGTCCGTCGCGCAGCGACGGAGTGAGTGTAGGCGGGGGTTTCAACCCCCGACGGCGCGTTGCATGGCGTTGCGGGAACATCAACGAACGTGCAATCGCCCTGGGGCATCACACCCGCCGGTATCACGAAGGTGCTACAATCGGCCGGCGATCACCTTCCCCCGAGGCAGATCCTGGTGCGTTCCTACAGGCTGGCGGACGAGACGCTGGACGACGACGAGGATGGCTACCCGCGCGTGGTGTCGATCACGCCGGGGTCGCGATCCCGAGGGGGCGCAGGCCGCCGCGAGCCGTGGACACCCGGAGGCGCCGTGACGCCAGACTCGCCGCCGCGCGCCGCTGCGCCGCAAGCGCCACCCCTCCAGACGGGCCTGACCCGCGCTCACCGGTTGATGCTGCTCGGGTTCGGGGTGGTCTGCGCCGGCATGGTGCTCGGGATGGTGCTGGTGCGGATCTGGGACGACGCGAGCCGGGCCGTGGCAGCCCTTCCGCCGGAGGGCACGGCTGCACCAGCCCGCCCGGTGGCCACGGCGCCGGCGCCGCCTCCGGCAGAATCCGCACCGCCCCAGGCCGATCCCGCGGCCGGGCAGCCACAGCAGGGCGCGGTCACCACCGAGATCCGCGTGATTCAGCCGAACTACACGGTCGTGCCCGGCGACACGCTGAACAGCATCGCCCGGCGGCACGGCTCGTCGCTCGACGCGCTGGCGTCGATCAACAACCTGGAGAATCGCAACTCGCTGTCGGTCGGTCAGCGGCTGATCGTCCCGTAGGCGCAGGCGGCGGCGTCGTTCGCGTTGGGATGAATGTGCAATCCCAGGTTCTCACATTTGTGCGTCCTTCGTGACGTGACGAAACACCAGCCGCCGGCTATACTCGCTGTGCCTGCTGCAGCGTTCGCGCTGCCCGAGCCATGCTCGACAGCCCGGCCGGAGGTTCCGTGTCCCAATCGATAGCTCGCCGACGCGCGACCCGTGCGCGTCCGTCGGCCGACCGGGGCCCGGCAGCCGTGCCACGCGGCGCTGTCCCGAAGTCGTCATTCCGTCCAGGAAGCCGCCCGCCGCGCCACGGCCCGTTTTTCGGGTTGCGTGGCCGCTCCATCGCCGCCGCCCTGGCTGCGTACGTGCTGGTCGGCGCATTCATCGGCCTGGCCGGCTGGAAGCTCACCGAGACGGCCGTCGAGACGATGCAGTCGTCCGAGGTGGCCGCGGTGATGGCTCAGCCTGAGGTGGCTGCTGTCGCTGCGCCGCCGCCCGCTCCACGCGGGCCACACCTGGACGTCGCGCTGCTCAACCTGCTGGAGCGGCAGGCGCCGGCCAATGGGTTCGTGGGCCTCTACGTGCGGAATCTGACGACGGGCGCAGAGGCCAGCATCAATCCGAATCGGGTCTTCCCGGCGGCAAGCTTGTACAAGGTGCCGATCATGGTCGAGGCGATTCGACAGATCCGGCTGGGGCGGATCTCGGCGGATCAGACCTTTGTCGTGCAGAAGGCGCACTGGGTCGGCGGTTCGGGCGTGCTGCAGAGCCGCGTTGGGGACGCCATCGAGGTGCGCGAGCTGCTGCGCCTGCTGATCGCCGAAAGCGACAACATCGCGGCCATGATGTTGATCGACATTACGGGCCTGAACAACGTCAACCAGACCATGCGCGGCCTGGGCCTCAACGCCACCTCGCTGGCCGATTTCCGGGCGCAGAACGCCAACAACGGCCTCGGACCGTATGTCAGCAGCCCGCAGGACATGGCGATGCTGCTCGACACCATCGCGACCGGGCGGCTGGTCGATCAGCAGACGTCGGACGAAGCGCTGAAGCTGCTGTCGCTCAAGCAGGCCAGCGACCTGCTCGGCGAGGCGTTGCCCTGGGACGTCAAGGTGGCCCACAAGTGGGGCGAGATCCCCGGCGCGCGCCACGAGGCCGGGATCATTCTGACGCCGAAGTACAAGTACGTCATCGTGGTGATGACGGAGAGCGTCGATCCGCGCGGCTCACCCAGCTACATCCGCGACCTGTCGAAGTCGGTCTACGACTTCTTCGAGCAGCAGACGATGGCGACTGCCGCCGCGCCCGCGCCTGCCTCCGGCGAAACGACGGCCGGCCAGTAAGTCTCGCGCGGCACACGGCACCGTGCGCGTGACGGTCGGCGGGCCAGACGTCGGGCGTCAACCCGATGCCGGCTACACGTACGGGTTGCCGACCGTCGCCTGCACGATTTCCAGCACTTCTGTCACGTCGAACGGCTTGCCCAGCAGGTAGGCCAGTTTCTTCCGCTCGCCGGCCGGCAGAATCTGCGTAAACGCCGAGATCACGACGATCGGGATGTCGCGGGTGCGCGGGTCCGCCTTGAGGCTTGCCAGCACCTCGTGACCGTCGCTCCCTGGCAGCGCGAGATCGAGCGTGATCAGGTCTGGCTGATGCTCCCGGGCCAGCGCGACGGCCGTCTGCCCATCCAGCGCCGGGATGGCGCGGTAGCCGCGATCTTCGAGCAGATCGACCAGCAGACTGCTGACCGATTCGTCGTCCTCGACGACCAGCACACGCTTCGCGGAACGGGTTGTCCGCCGGGAGCGGCCGGCGACCGTGGATGAATCGCTCGTGTGCGCGTCCCGCGAGTCAGCGCTCTGGCTGTCCGCCTGCCCGGTGCGCCGCTGGTCGTGCTCCACGCTTCCTGCCTCGCCGAGATTCACCGATCCGCCGCCCGCCAGCCAGGTGGCTGCCTGACGAGCGGCC
The genomic region above belongs to Chloroflexota bacterium and contains:
- a CDS encoding LysM peptidoglycan-binding domain-containing protein produces the protein MLLGFGVVCAGMVLGMVLVRIWDDASRAVAALPPEGTAAPARPVATAPAPPPAESAPPQADPAAGQPQQGAVTTEIRVIQPNYTVVPGDTLNSIARRHGSSLDALASINNLENRNSLSVGQRLIVP
- a CDS encoding serine hydrolase, which codes for MPRGAVPKSSFRPGSRPPRHGPFFGLRGRSIAAALAAYVLVGAFIGLAGWKLTETAVETMQSSEVAAVMAQPEVAAVAAPPPAPRGPHLDVALLNLLERQAPANGFVGLYVRNLTTGAEASINPNRVFPAASLYKVPIMVEAIRQIRLGRISADQTFVVQKAHWVGGSGVLQSRVGDAIEVRELLRLLIAESDNIAAMMLIDITGLNNVNQTMRGLGLNATSLADFRAQNANNGLGPYVSSPQDMAMLLDTIATGRLVDQQTSDEALKLLSLKQASDLLGEALPWDVKVAHKWGEIPGARHEAGIILTPKYKYVIVVMTESVDPRGSPSYIRDLSKSVYDFFEQQTMATAAAPAPASGETTAGQ
- a CDS encoding response regulator, producing the protein MEHDQRRTGQADSQSADSRDAHTSDSSTVAGRSRRTTRSAKRVLVVEDDESVSSLLVDLLEDRGYRAIPALDGQTAVALAREHQPDLITLDLALPGSDGHEVLASLKADPRTRDIPIVVISAFTQILPAGERKKLAYLLGKPFDVTEVLEIVQATVGNPYV